The proteins below come from a single Bacillota bacterium genomic window:
- the trpS gene encoding tryptophan--tRNA ligase, protein MKRAFSGVQPSGNIHIGNYLGAVRQFVQLQDVYEGIYCVVDLHAITVPQEPAELRRQIREVAAFYLAAGLDPARSTLFVQSDVPAHPELAWILNCFATFGELSRMTQFKDKARKSSQESVSAGLFNYPVLMAADILLYQADVVPVGEDQKQHVELTRDLAERVNRRLGPLFRVPEPLIPQLGARIMGLDNPQAKMSKSAESPWNYISFGDDPDLIRRKIARAVTDSGREVVYDPEAKPAIANLLTIFSGFTGRPVEELEREYRDTGYARFKADLAEAVIAGMEPIRRRLAEMEAEPGYLEEVLRQGAERAAAIAESTVRQVKEALGLGLGRA, encoded by the coding sequence GTGAAGCGAGCGTTCTCCGGCGTCCAGCCCTCGGGGAACATCCACATCGGCAACTACCTGGGCGCCGTCCGCCAGTTCGTCCAGCTCCAGGACGTCTACGAGGGCATCTACTGCGTCGTCGACCTGCACGCCATCACCGTCCCGCAGGAGCCCGCGGAGCTGCGCCGGCAGATCCGCGAGGTGGCCGCCTTCTATCTGGCGGCCGGCCTGGACCCGGCGCGCTCGACGCTCTTCGTCCAGTCCGACGTCCCCGCCCACCCGGAGCTGGCCTGGATCCTCAACTGCTTCGCCACCTTCGGCGAGCTGAGCCGCATGACCCAGTTCAAGGACAAGGCGCGCAAGAGCAGCCAGGAGTCGGTCTCCGCCGGCCTCTTCAACTACCCGGTGCTGATGGCCGCCGACATCCTCCTCTACCAGGCCGACGTGGTGCCGGTGGGGGAGGACCAGAAGCAGCACGTGGAGCTGACGCGCGACCTGGCCGAGCGCGTCAACCGCCGCCTCGGCCCGCTCTTCCGCGTCCCCGAGCCGCTCATCCCCCAGCTGGGGGCGCGCATCATGGGCCTGGACAACCCCCAGGCCAAGATGTCCAAGAGCGCCGAGAGCCCCTGGAACTACATCAGCTTCGGAGACGACCCGGACCTCATCCGCCGAAAGATCGCCCGCGCCGTCACCGACTCCGGCCGCGAGGTGGTCTACGACCCCGAGGCCAAACCGGCCATCGCCAACCTGCTCACCATCTTCTCGGGCTTCACCGGCCGCCCGGTGGAGGAGCTGGAGCGCGAGTACCGCGACACCGGCTATGCCCGCTTCAAGGCGGACCTGGCCGAGGCGGTGATCGCGGGCATGGAGCCCATCCGGCGCCGCTTGGCCGAGATGGAGGCCGAGCCTGGCTACCTGGAGGAGGTCCTCCGCCAGGGGGCGGAGCGCGCGGCCGCCATCGCCGAGTCGACGGTGCGGCAGGTGAAGGAGGCGCTGGGGCTGGGGCTCGGTCGCGCCTGA
- a CDS encoding DUF4149 domain-containing protein produces the protein MHPVRTLLAFLYFGSLGVWLGAILFFSLTVAPAVFRLLGSDGGGRVVGAIFPTYYLHGALTALLALAVLALAQRLPAARPLPVSAPGAAAVALLVALAVDLLAWWVLEPRVRAAAGSPAFGALHGLSIGLNLVVLLAVAAALWLSL, from the coding sequence GTGCACCCGGTGCGCACGCTGCTCGCCTTTCTCTACTTCGGCTCGCTGGGCGTCTGGCTCGGTGCCATCCTCTTCTTCAGCCTGACGGTGGCGCCGGCCGTCTTCCGCCTCCTGGGCTCCGACGGCGGCGGACGCGTGGTCGGCGCCATCTTCCCCACCTACTACCTGCACGGGGCGCTGACCGCGCTCCTGGCCCTGGCCGTCCTGGCCCTGGCGCAGCGGCTGCCCGCCGCGCGGCCCCTCCCGGTCTCCGCCCCCGGCGCCGCCGCCGTCGCGCTCCTCGTGGCGCTGGCGGTCGACCTGCTCGCCTGGTGGGTGCTGGAGCCGCGCGTCCGAGCCGCCGCCGGCTCGCCCGCCTTCGGCGCGCTCCACGGCCTCAGCATAGGCCTCAATCTGGTCGTCCTTCTCGCCGTGGCCGCCGCGCTCTGGCTCTCGCTCTGA
- a CDS encoding adenosylhomocysteinase: MRGHAGGVRPVSVVRDPSLAPSGRRKIDWAARHMPVLASLARELEEGGELRGRRLALCLHLEAKTARLAEVLHQAGAEVSVAGSNPLSTQDDVAAALAEAGVEVFAWRGATPEEYREFLERALSGRPELVIDDGADLIGLLHGERRDLLGGVRGAAEETTTGIRRIRALEAEGLLAFPVMATNDGLAKHLFDNRYGTGQSVWDAIMRTTNLTVAGKTVVVLGYGWCGKGVAARAAGLGAHVVVCEVDPVRANEALMDGFRVMPSLEAAAVGEFFVTVTGMRDVLRREHFERMRDGAVLANAGHFDVEIAKPDLAALAVRREEVRPHVEGFVLADGRRLYLLAEGRLVNLAAGDGHPVEIMDLSFSLQVEAIRYVDRHADELGRRLVPIPRELDERVLGRRLEALGVRIDRLTPEQEAYGRSWRV; this comes from the coding sequence CTGCGCGGTCACGCCGGAGGTGTACGGCCGGTGAGCGTGGTCCGCGACCCCTCCCTGGCGCCCTCGGGGAGGCGAAAGATCGACTGGGCGGCTCGCCACATGCCGGTGCTGGCCAGCCTGGCGCGCGAGCTGGAGGAGGGCGGCGAGCTGCGCGGGCGGCGCCTGGCCCTCTGCCTCCACCTGGAGGCGAAGACCGCCCGGCTGGCGGAGGTCCTACACCAGGCGGGCGCCGAGGTGAGCGTGGCCGGCTCCAACCCGCTCTCCACCCAGGACGACGTGGCCGCCGCGCTGGCCGAGGCAGGGGTGGAGGTCTTCGCCTGGCGGGGCGCCACCCCCGAGGAGTACCGCGAGTTTCTGGAGCGGGCGCTGTCCGGCCGACCCGAGCTGGTCATCGACGACGGCGCCGACCTGATCGGCCTCCTGCACGGCGAGCGGCGCGACCTCCTCGGCGGCGTGCGCGGCGCCGCCGAGGAGACGACCACCGGCATCCGGCGCATCCGCGCCCTGGAGGCGGAGGGGCTGCTCGCCTTCCCCGTCATGGCCACCAACGACGGCCTGGCCAAGCACCTCTTCGACAACCGCTACGGCACCGGCCAGTCGGTCTGGGATGCCATCATGCGCACCACCAACCTGACCGTGGCGGGGAAGACGGTGGTCGTACTGGGCTACGGCTGGTGCGGCAAGGGGGTGGCCGCCCGCGCGGCCGGCCTGGGCGCCCACGTCGTCGTCTGCGAGGTCGACCCCGTCCGGGCCAACGAGGCGCTGATGGACGGCTTCCGGGTGATGCCCTCGCTGGAGGCGGCAGCCGTGGGCGAATTCTTCGTCACGGTCACCGGCATGCGCGACGTGCTCCGCCGCGAGCACTTCGAGCGCATGCGCGACGGGGCCGTGCTGGCCAACGCCGGCCACTTCGACGTGGAGATCGCCAAGCCCGATCTGGCCGCGCTCGCCGTCCGCCGCGAGGAAGTCCGCCCCCACGTGGAGGGCTTCGTGCTGGCGGACGGCCGCCGGCTCTACCTGCTGGCGGAGGGGCGGCTGGTCAACCTGGCGGCGGGCGACGGCCACCCGGTCGAGATCATGGACCTCTCCTTCAGCCTGCAGGTGGAGGCCATCCGCTACGTCGACCGCCACGCGGACGAACTGGGGCGGCGCCTGGTGCCCATCCCGCGCGAGCTGGACGAGCGCGTCCTCGGTCGCCGCCTGGAGGCGCTGGGCGTCCGCATCGACCGGCTGACGCCGGAACAGGAGGCCTACGGCCGGAGCTGGAGGGTCTGA
- a CDS encoding amidohydrolase: MGGAERNEAGRPLEAALAIEGATLVDPVLGVVEEALLLADPARILWVGPRAEAPAWRLRPEGERVEARGRFLMPGMVNAHSHAAMTLMRGYADDLSLMPWLETRIFPVEARLRPEDTYWGALLAAVEMLEAGVTAFADMYFFMEETVRAVVEAGGRAAIARGMVEPGDGSGARALAEAEALFRDWHGAAGGRIRVMLGPHGVYTTTRDFLGRVAERAAALGARVHIHLSENDDENDQSRAKYGKSPAEVCAETGLFQVGCLAAHCVRVGPGDIELLAEHRVGVAHNPVSNLKLASGIAPVVEMRRAGVTVGLGTDGAASTNRLEMFEEMRLASILQKARLGDAAALPAREAFAMATLESARALGWADEIGSLEPGKACDAVLVDPDRSPALWPRFDPFSALVYSAEPAAVEAVWVGGRKVVEDGRVRTVDVERLRREVSRRAALLTREAG, translated from the coding sequence ATGGGCGGGGCGGAGCGGAACGAGGCGGGGCGGCCGCTGGAGGCGGCGCTGGCCATCGAGGGGGCGACGCTGGTCGACCCGGTGCTGGGCGTGGTCGAGGAGGCGCTCCTCCTGGCCGATCCGGCCCGCATTCTCTGGGTGGGCCCGCGGGCGGAGGCGCCCGCCTGGCGGCTGCGCCCGGAGGGGGAGAGGGTGGAGGCGCGGGGCCGCTTCCTGATGCCGGGGATGGTGAACGCCCACTCCCACGCCGCCATGACGCTGATGCGCGGCTACGCCGACGACCTGAGCCTGATGCCCTGGCTCGAGACGCGCATCTTCCCCGTCGAGGCGCGCCTCCGGCCGGAGGATACCTACTGGGGGGCGCTCCTGGCGGCGGTGGAGATGCTGGAGGCGGGCGTCACCGCCTTCGCCGACATGTACTTCTTCATGGAAGAGACGGTGCGGGCGGTGGTGGAGGCGGGCGGCCGCGCCGCCATCGCGCGCGGCATGGTGGAGCCGGGCGACGGGAGCGGCGCGCGTGCGCTGGCCGAGGCGGAGGCGCTCTTCCGCGACTGGCACGGCGCCGCCGGCGGGCGCATCCGGGTGATGCTGGGGCCGCACGGCGTCTACACCACCACGCGCGACTTCCTGGGCCGGGTGGCGGAGCGGGCGGCGGCGCTGGGCGCCCGCGTCCACATCCACCTCTCGGAGAACGACGACGAGAACGACCAGAGCCGGGCGAAGTACGGGAAGAGCCCGGCGGAGGTCTGCGCCGAGACCGGCCTCTTCCAGGTGGGCTGCCTGGCGGCGCACTGCGTCCGGGTGGGCCCGGGCGACATCGAGCTCCTGGCCGAGCACCGCGTCGGCGTCGCCCACAACCCCGTCTCCAACCTGAAGCTGGCCAGCGGCATCGCCCCGGTGGTCGAGATGCGGCGCGCGGGGGTGACCGTCGGCCTGGGCACCGACGGGGCCGCCAGCACCAACCGCCTGGAGATGTTCGAGGAGATGCGCCTGGCCTCCATCCTGCAGAAGGCCCGCCTGGGCGACGCCGCCGCCCTGCCGGCGCGCGAGGCCTTCGCCATGGCGACGCTGGAGAGCGCCCGCGCCCTGGGCTGGGCGGACGAGATCGGCAGCCTGGAGCCGGGGAAGGCCTGCGACGCCGTCCTCGTCGACCCCGACCGCTCGCCGGCGCTCTGGCCGCGCTTCGATCCCTTCTCGGCGCTGGTCTACTCGGCCGAGCCGGCGGCGGTGGAGGCGGTCTGGGTGGGGGGGCGGAAGGTGGTCGAGGACGGGCGCGTGCGGACGGTGGACGTGGAGCGGCTCCGCCGCGAGGTGAGCCGGCGGGCCGCCCTCCTGACGCGGGAGGCGGGCTGA
- a CDS encoding fumarylacetoacetate hydrolase family protein, whose translation MTERLVRLALPDGRVAYGRRQDDVIELLGGAPWTVWGKPTGERVEAATARLLAPVQPGKVVAVGLNYRMHAEEMKDRLPDEPVLFLKPASSVIGPGEPIRWPAMSREVHYEAELAVVIGRRARNLEPDEVEGAILGYTCGNDVTARDLQRKDGQWTRSKSFDTFCPLGPEVVRGIDPSGRGIRTLVNGEVRQEGNTGDLLFDVAYLVRFVSQVMTLEPGDVILTGTPAGVGPVRPGDEVRVVIDGLGELVNPVE comes from the coding sequence ATGACGGAACGGCTGGTGCGTCTGGCGCTGCCGGACGGGCGGGTGGCCTACGGCCGCCGCCAGGACGACGTGATCGAGCTGCTCGGGGGAGCGCCCTGGACCGTCTGGGGGAAGCCTACCGGCGAGCGGGTGGAGGCGGCCACGGCGCGCCTGCTGGCGCCCGTCCAGCCCGGCAAGGTGGTGGCGGTCGGCCTCAATTACCGCATGCACGCCGAGGAGATGAAGGATCGGCTGCCGGACGAGCCGGTCCTCTTCCTCAAGCCGGCCAGCTCCGTCATCGGCCCGGGCGAGCCCATCCGCTGGCCGGCCATGAGCCGGGAGGTCCACTACGAGGCCGAGCTGGCGGTGGTCATCGGCCGGCGCGCGCGCAACCTGGAGCCGGACGAGGTGGAGGGCGCCATCCTGGGCTACACCTGCGGCAACGACGTCACGGCGCGCGACCTGCAGCGCAAGGACGGGCAGTGGACGCGCTCCAAGTCCTTCGACACCTTCTGCCCGCTGGGGCCGGAGGTGGTCCGCGGCATCGACCCCTCCGGCCGGGGGATCCGCACGCTGGTCAACGGCGAGGTGCGCCAGGAGGGGAACACCGGCGACCTCCTCTTCGACGTCGCCTACCTGGTCCGCTTCGTCAGCCAGGTGATGACGCTGGAGCCCGGCGACGTCATCCTCACCGGGACGCCGGCCGGGGTGGGACCCGTGCGGCCGGGTGACGAGGTGCGCGTGGTGATCGACGGGCTGGGCGAGCTGGTCAACCCGGTGGAGTAG
- the ndk gene encoding nucleoside-diphosphate kinase, translating into MERTFVMVKPDGVQRGLVGEVIRRLEQKGLKLVAMKLVRLDRATAEAHYAVHREKPFYRALVDFVTAGPVVPMVWEGPSAVEVVRNLLGATDGRKAAPGTIRGDFGADIQMNLVHGSDSPETAAGEIALHFRPEELVEWSRTLDAWLHEEG; encoded by the coding sequence ATCGAACGGACCTTCGTGATGGTCAAGCCCGATGGCGTACAGCGCGGCCTGGTGGGCGAGGTGATCCGCCGCCTCGAGCAGAAGGGGCTGAAGCTGGTGGCCATGAAGCTGGTCCGCCTCGACCGGGCGACGGCCGAGGCGCACTACGCCGTCCACCGCGAGAAGCCTTTCTACCGCGCGCTGGTCGACTTCGTCACCGCCGGGCCGGTGGTGCCCATGGTCTGGGAGGGCCCCTCGGCCGTCGAGGTGGTGCGCAACCTGCTGGGCGCCACCGACGGGCGCAAGGCGGCCCCCGGCACCATCCGCGGCGACTTCGGAGCCGACATCCAGATGAACCTGGTCCACGGCTCCGACTCGCCGGAGACGGCCGCCGGCGAGATCGCGCTCCACTTCCGGCCGGAGGAGCTGGTGGAGTGGAGCCGGACGCTGGACGCCTGGCTGCACGAGGAGGGCTGA
- a CDS encoding histidine phosphatase family protein — protein sequence MPRRRLLLVRHGETLFNQSGRYQGHTDIPLSEEGRRQAEALAGRLAPLTLAAVWSSDLSRARETAERLARPHGLEVRVDPDLREMSFGAWEGLTRAEIEDRYGEDWRLYVEDATRHPPTGGETLAQLEQRSVGALRRALKQLEEEGRRGALLLVSHGGTIKVITSFLMGWNLQHRYRLVLENTSLTLLDLETEELGRSRLLRWNDTAHLGLGL from the coding sequence TTGCCCCGCCGCCGCCTTCTCCTGGTGCGGCACGGCGAGACGCTCTTCAACCAGAGCGGCCGCTACCAGGGCCACACCGACATCCCCCTGAGCGAGGAAGGGCGCCGCCAGGCCGAGGCGCTGGCCGGGCGGCTGGCTCCGCTCACCCTGGCCGCCGTCTGGTCCTCCGACCTCTCCCGTGCGCGCGAGACGGCGGAGCGGCTGGCCCGTCCGCACGGCCTCGAGGTGCGCGTCGACCCGGACCTGCGCGAGATGTCCTTCGGCGCCTGGGAGGGGCTGACCCGCGCCGAGATCGAGGACCGCTACGGCGAGGACTGGCGCCTCTACGTGGAGGACGCCACCCGCCACCCGCCCACCGGCGGCGAGACGCTGGCGCAGCTGGAGCAGCGGTCGGTGGGCGCGCTGCGGCGCGCGCTGAAGCAGCTGGAGGAAGAGGGGAGGAGGGGTGCGCTCCTCCTCGTCTCCCACGGGGGGACGATCAAGGTGATCACCTCCTTCCTGATGGGTTGGAACCTGCAGCACCGCTACCGGCTGGTGCTGGAGAACACCTCGCTCACCCTGCTCGACCTCGAGACGGAAGAGCTCGGCCGGAGCCGCCTCCTGCGCTGGAACGACACCGCCCACCTCGGCCTCGGCCTCTGA
- a CDS encoding flagellar motor protein: MDITLPLGLVIAVAAILGSQLMEGAHLAALLNPSAILLVLGGTVGATVVSSRRADVAAVPASLAAVFRAEPADRRGLLEELVTLAQKARREGLLAIEEDLAGVREPFLARGMQMVVDGSEPEMVREMLEAETEAELARWERSAAVLEAAGGYSPTMGIIGTVLGLVHVLGNLSDTSRIGPAIAVAFMATFYGIFLANVLWLPLGARIHARAQSQAEWRRVILEGILSVANGESPNVVREKLATLSGIPLGQGGEPPASRVAAREQHA; this comes from the coding sequence TTGGACATCACGCTTCCCTTGGGCCTCGTCATCGCTGTGGCCGCCATCCTCGGCTCGCAGCTGATGGAGGGCGCCCACCTGGCCGCGCTCCTCAACCCCTCCGCCATCCTGCTGGTGCTGGGCGGCACCGTCGGCGCCACCGTCGTCAGCTCCCGTCGGGCCGACGTGGCCGCTGTCCCGGCCAGCCTGGCGGCCGTCTTCCGCGCGGAGCCGGCCGACCGCCGCGGGCTCCTGGAAGAGCTGGTGACGCTGGCGCAGAAGGCGCGGCGGGAGGGTCTGCTGGCCATCGAGGAGGACCTGGCGGGCGTGCGCGAGCCCTTCCTGGCGCGCGGCATGCAGATGGTGGTCGACGGCAGCGAGCCCGAAATGGTCCGCGAGATGCTGGAGGCGGAGACGGAAGCGGAACTCGCGCGCTGGGAGCGCTCCGCGGCCGTGCTGGAGGCGGCCGGGGGCTACTCGCCCACCATGGGGATCATCGGTACCGTGCTCGGCCTCGTCCACGTCCTGGGCAACCTCTCCGACACCTCGCGCATCGGCCCCGCCATCGCCGTCGCCTTCATGGCCACCTTTTACGGGATCTTCCTGGCCAACGTCCTCTGGCTGCCGCTGGGCGCCCGCATCCACGCCCGCGCGCAGAGCCAGGCGGAGTGGCGGCGGGTGATCCTGGAGGGCATCCTCTCCGTGGCCAACGGCGAGAGCCCCAACGTGGTCCGCGAGAAGTTGGCCACCCTGAGCGGCATCCCCCTCGGGCAGGGCGGCGAGCCGCCCGCCTCGCGCGTGGCGGCCCGGGAGCAGCATGCGTAG
- a CDS encoding OmpA family protein codes for MRRPAERPKSEAAGMMRWLLTYADMITLLLAFFIVLYSMSQVDQARYQQLAAALRALLNGGGSSAIVVTPAVPAGRDVLQPAPSRGETAEGSDLRTIGERIAAALRQRGLGDRVQVVLTGRELQISLGESVFFDTGSAALKPEALPVLDSIAAALRDVANPLEVHGFADSRPIRTDLFPSNWELSAYRATTVIRYLQSQGIDPHRLAAVAYGEYHPLATGSDPASLALNRRVDIVVLRQTATDTPPQQIWPPQQKAPEGG; via the coding sequence ATGCGTAGGCCGGCGGAGCGCCCCAAGTCCGAGGCGGCCGGCATGATGCGCTGGCTGCTCACCTATGCCGACATGATCACGCTCCTTCTGGCCTTCTTCATCGTCCTCTACTCCATGTCGCAGGTGGACCAGGCCAGGTACCAGCAGCTGGCGGCGGCGCTGCGCGCGCTTCTCAACGGCGGGGGGAGCTCGGCCATCGTGGTGACGCCGGCCGTACCGGCGGGGCGGGACGTGCTCCAGCCCGCGCCCTCCCGCGGCGAGACCGCGGAAGGAAGCGACCTGCGCACCATCGGCGAGCGCATCGCGGCGGCGCTTCGCCAGCGCGGGCTGGGCGACCGCGTGCAGGTGGTGCTCACCGGGCGCGAGCTCCAGATCAGCCTGGGCGAGTCGGTCTTCTTCGACACCGGCAGCGCCGCGCTGAAGCCGGAAGCCCTGCCCGTCCTCGACTCCATCGCGGCTGCGCTGCGCGACGTGGCCAACCCGCTGGAGGTGCACGGCTTTGCCGACAGCCGTCCCATCCGTACCGACCTCTTCCCCAGCAACTGGGAGCTCTCCGCCTACCGGGCGACCACGGTCATCCGCTACCTCCAGTCGCAGGGCATCGACCCCCACCGGCTGGCCGCGGTCGCCTACGGCGAGTACCACCCGCTGGCGACCGGCAGCGACCCGGCCAGCCTGGCCCTCAACCGGCGCGTGGACATCGTCGTCCTGCGCCAGACGGCGACGGACACGCCGCCGCAGCAGATCTGGCCGCCGCAACAGAAGGCGCCCGAGGGCGGCTGA
- the mtnP gene encoding S-methyl-5'-thioadenosine phosphorylase, whose protein sequence is MRLALIGGTGVYDPEVLEGVRELSVETPYGLVHLLAGRFPGGEEVAFLARHGRHHSIPPHRVNYRANLWALKSLGVERVLATAAVGSLDRELAPGTFVLVNQFLDFTRGRPSTYFDREGDGVAHVDVSEPYCPELRALLEEEARGLGIPVRQGGVYVCTEGPRYETPAEIRAYRRLGGDVVGMTGVPEVVLARELGLCYAAVAMVTNLAAGIADHPLTHAEVNEVMERNGRRLRELLAATLGRIPAERARCGCAVTPEVYGR, encoded by the coding sequence ATGCGCCTGGCCTTGATCGGCGGGACCGGCGTCTACGATCCGGAGGTCCTGGAAGGGGTGCGCGAGCTCTCGGTGGAGACGCCCTACGGGCTCGTCCACCTGCTGGCCGGGCGCTTCCCGGGGGGCGAGGAGGTGGCCTTTCTGGCGCGCCACGGGCGGCATCACAGCATCCCGCCTCACCGCGTCAACTACCGCGCCAACCTCTGGGCGTTGAAGAGCCTGGGCGTCGAGCGGGTGCTGGCCACGGCGGCGGTGGGCTCGCTGGACCGGGAACTGGCGCCGGGCACCTTCGTCCTGGTCAACCAGTTCCTCGACTTCACCCGCGGCCGGCCCTCCACCTACTTCGACCGGGAGGGCGACGGCGTGGCGCACGTGGACGTGAGCGAGCCCTACTGCCCGGAGCTGCGCGCCCTCCTGGAGGAGGAGGCGCGCGGCCTGGGCATCCCCGTGCGGCAGGGGGGCGTCTACGTCTGCACCGAGGGCCCGCGCTACGAGACGCCGGCCGAGATCCGCGCCTACCGGCGGCTGGGCGGCGACGTGGTGGGCATGACGGGCGTGCCCGAGGTGGTGCTGGCGCGCGAGCTGGGCCTCTGCTACGCCGCGGTGGCCATGGTGACCAACCTGGCCGCCGGCATCGCCGACCACCCGCTCACCCACGCCGAGGTGAACGAGGTGATGGAGCGGAACGGCCGGCGCCTGCGGGAGCTCCTGGCCGCCACGCTGGGGCGGATCCCGGCCGAGCGGGCGCGCTGCGGCTGCGCGGTCACGCCGGAGGTGTACGGCCGGTGA